In Mycobacterium stomatepiae, the following are encoded in one genomic region:
- a CDS encoding L-serine ammonia-lyase, translating to MSVSVFDLFSVGIGPSSSHTVGPMRAAARFVADLDTMNALGAVADVRVDLYGSLAATGAGHGTMTAILLGLEGYLPEQIDTQCIESRIDAMRRTGHIALGGAQTIALTEQDMVLRPLTVLPFHPNGMRLTALDADGAQLHSQTYFSIGGGFVVTEAETVEQVARADTPSGTGFGSAKELLEMCRQYQCSISDLMLYIESRNHRAATEIRESLLHIRDVMVESANSGIRREGFLPGVLRVRRRAKAWYDRLNQEDPDRRPEFAQDWVNLVALAVNEENASGGRIVTAPTNGAAGIVPAVLHYALHYTPAGQRDPDDTAIRFLLAAAAIGSLCKERASISGAEVGCQGEVGSAASMAAAGLAEICGGTPEQVENAAEIAMEHSLGLTCDPIAGLVQIPCIERNAISAGKAINAARMALRGDGAHHVTLDQVIETMRATGADMHSKYKETSTGGLAVNVTVNYVEC from the coding sequence ATGAGCGTCAGCGTGTTCGACCTGTTCTCGGTGGGCATCGGCCCCTCGAGTTCCCACACCGTCGGGCCCATGCGGGCCGCCGCGAGATTTGTCGCCGACCTGGACACCATGAACGCACTGGGAGCCGTCGCCGACGTCCGCGTCGATTTGTACGGTTCGCTGGCCGCCACTGGGGCGGGACACGGGACAATGACGGCGATCCTGCTGGGCCTGGAGGGCTATCTGCCCGAACAGATCGACACCCAATGCATAGAATCGCGGATCGACGCGATGCGGCGCACCGGTCACATCGCTCTCGGCGGAGCCCAAACGATAGCGCTCACCGAACAAGACATGGTCCTGAGGCCGCTGACCGTGCTGCCGTTTCATCCCAACGGCATGCGACTGACCGCACTCGACGCCGATGGCGCCCAGCTACACAGCCAGACCTACTTCTCCATCGGCGGCGGCTTCGTCGTCACCGAGGCCGAGACCGTCGAGCAGGTTGCCCGGGCCGACACACCGAGCGGAACCGGATTCGGCTCGGCGAAGGAATTGCTGGAGATGTGCCGCCAATACCAATGCAGCATCAGCGATCTCATGCTGTACATCGAGAGCCGGAATCACCGAGCGGCGACGGAGATCCGCGAGAGTCTCCTGCACATCCGCGACGTGATGGTAGAAAGTGCGAATAGCGGCATCCGGCGCGAAGGCTTCCTGCCGGGCGTCCTACGGGTACGGCGCCGGGCGAAGGCATGGTACGACCGGCTCAACCAGGAGGACCCGGACCGGCGACCCGAATTCGCCCAGGACTGGGTCAATCTCGTGGCCCTGGCGGTCAACGAGGAGAACGCGTCGGGCGGACGCATCGTCACCGCGCCCACCAACGGGGCCGCGGGGATCGTGCCCGCCGTTCTGCACTACGCATTGCACTACACGCCGGCGGGACAACGCGATCCGGACGACACCGCGATCCGATTTCTGCTCGCCGCAGCCGCCATCGGGTCACTGTGCAAGGAACGTGCCTCGATATCGGGCGCGGAGGTCGGCTGCCAGGGCGAGGTCGGTTCCGCGGCGTCGATGGCCGCCGCCGGCCTTGCCGAAATCTGCGGCGGCACACCCGAACAGGTTGAGAATGCGGCCGAGATCGCCATGGAACACAGCCTCGGCCTCACCTGCGACCCGATCGCGGGCCTGGTACAGATTCCCTGCATCGAGCGCAACGCCATCTCGGCGGGCAAGGCGATCAACGCCGCCCGAATGGCGTTGCGAGGCGACGGCGCACATCACGTCACGCTGGACCAGGTGATCGAGACGATGCGGGCGACCGGCGCCGACATGCATTCCAAATACAAGGAGACCTCGACCGGCGGACTTGCCGTGAACGTCACCGTGAACTACGTGGAGTGCTGA